The Chryseobacterium suipulveris genome window below encodes:
- a CDS encoding GIY-YIG nuclease family protein produces MFYVYILYSADLDIYYKGFSENVDQRLIYHLKQREKNTLQKLLTGS; encoded by the coding sequence ATGTTCTATGTATATATTCTTTATTCTGCAGATTTAGATATCTATTATAAGGGTTTTTCTGAAAATGTAGATCAGCGGCTTATTTATCATCTTAAACAGCGTGAAAAAAATACACTTCAAAAGCTACTGACTGGAAGTTAG
- a CDS encoding S46 family peptidase, whose amino-acid sequence MIKRSFLLSAVIVPAVMAFAQQYGGMWIPTEVNEKEMKEMGMKISAKQIFDPSKPSIKDAVVQFNGGCTAEIISPQGLLLTNHHCGYGQIQKHSSVQNDYLTDGFWAKDMNGELPNPGVTVDFIADIKEVTNQVLAGTQNLEGKAADDLINKNMETVKAGFKLEPWQKVVIRPMYYGNKYYAYIIETYKDVRLVGAPPSSIGKFGSDTDNWVWPRHTGDFAMFRIYADKNNKPAEYSKDNVPYKPKYFLPVSIKDKQENDFTFVFGFPGRTTEYLPSIAVEKVMNEIDPAMISVREVALKTLDEKMRADQGTKIKYASKYASIANYWKKWIGEVEGLKKSDAVGKKEEYEKKLMSLNKDITPTITELKRLYTLQAPFALNRAYYTEVVRNAETLTLANNYASFVEALDAGKVDATTIENFKKRLTNIYADFDGELDAKVTAKVLALYANKTPAKFLPKDFDQYKNESQNLTKIEELSKNSVITGRGIFNGATTVSDINKVFQDPKALAQNLKNDPLMNLFLSLRQAYLDTTDEQYRTFQGHIDTAQKKYMAQQMETDKDRKFFPDANSTLRVTYGKVAGSNPRDAVYYGYQTHLAGVMEKYVPGDYEFDVPKKLIELYDTKNYGIYKDKTGDVPVNFTATNHTTGGNSGSPALDAHGNLIGLNFDRQWEGTMSDINFDPRFSRNIMVDTKYILFIIDKYADAKWLINEMKVVK is encoded by the coding sequence ATGATCAAAAGAAGTTTTTTACTTTCTGCGGTGATTGTTCCTGCAGTGATGGCGTTTGCACAGCAATACGGCGGAATGTGGATTCCCACCGAGGTGAACGAAAAAGAAATGAAGGAAATGGGAATGAAGATTTCTGCAAAACAGATTTTCGATCCCTCAAAACCGAGTATTAAAGATGCGGTAGTTCAATTCAACGGTGGCTGTACCGCAGAAATTATTTCGCCACAAGGTTTGCTTCTGACCAATCACCATTGTGGTTATGGACAAATCCAGAAACATTCCTCCGTTCAGAACGATTATCTGACCGACGGATTCTGGGCAAAAGATATGAACGGCGAGTTGCCAAATCCAGGAGTAACCGTTGATTTTATCGCAGACATCAAAGAAGTGACCAACCAAGTTTTGGCGGGAACTCAAAACCTCGAAGGAAAAGCAGCAGATGATCTCATCAACAAAAATATGGAAACCGTAAAAGCGGGGTTCAAACTTGAACCTTGGCAGAAAGTCGTGATCCGACCAATGTATTACGGAAATAAATATTACGCCTACATCATCGAAACTTATAAGGACGTTCGCTTAGTTGGAGCTCCACCAAGTTCGATCGGAAAATTCGGTTCCGATACCGACAACTGGGTTTGGCCGCGACATACCGGTGATTTTGCGATGTTCAGAATCTACGCCGACAAGAACAATAAACCTGCGGAATATTCAAAAGATAACGTTCCGTACAAACCAAAATATTTTCTGCCAGTTTCCATTAAAGACAAACAGGAAAACGACTTCACCTTTGTGTTTGGTTTCCCGGGAAGAACCACGGAATACCTTCCTTCCATCGCTGTTGAAAAAGTAATGAACGAAATTGATCCGGCGATGATTTCTGTTCGCGAAGTCGCCCTGAAAACTTTGGACGAAAAAATGCGCGCAGATCAAGGAACCAAAATCAAATATGCTTCTAAGTACGCCTCAATCGCCAACTACTGGAAAAAATGGATTGGTGAAGTCGAAGGATTGAAAAAATCAGATGCGGTCGGAAAAAAGGAGGAATACGAGAAAAAACTGATGTCGCTGAACAAAGACATCACTCCAACAATCACAGAACTGAAACGGCTTTACACTTTGCAAGCACCTTTTGCACTGAACCGAGCTTATTATACTGAAGTGGTCAGAAATGCAGAAACGCTGACTCTTGCCAATAACTACGCAAGTTTCGTAGAAGCTCTCGATGCAGGAAAAGTGGATGCCACCACAATCGAAAATTTCAAAAAACGGCTGACCAATATCTACGCTGATTTCGACGGCGAACTCGATGCAAAAGTAACGGCAAAAGTTTTGGCGCTTTATGCGAATAAAACACCGGCGAAATTTTTACCAAAAGATTTTGACCAATACAAAAATGAAAGCCAAAATCTTACAAAAATTGAGGAGCTTTCGAAAAACTCAGTCATCACTGGAAGAGGAATCTTTAACGGGGCAACCACAGTTTCAGACATCAACAAAGTGTTCCAGGATCCAAAAGCACTCGCTCAAAACCTGAAAAACGATCCATTGATGAACTTGTTTCTTTCATTAAGACAAGCTTATCTCGACACTACCGATGAACAGTACAGAACTTTCCAGGGACATATCGATACGGCCCAAAAGAAATATATGGCGCAACAAATGGAAACCGACAAAGACCGAAAATTCTTCCCCGATGCAAACTCTACTTTGAGGGTTACTTACGGAAAAGTTGCAGGTTCCAATCCGAGAGATGCGGTTTACTACGGTTACCAAACGCATTTGGCGGGTGTGATGGAAAAATACGTTCCCGGTGATTACGAATTCGATGTTCCGAAAAAGTTGATAGAACTTTACGACACGAAGAACTATGGAATCTATAAAGACAAAACAGGCGATGTTCCCGTAAACTTCACCGCCACCAACCACACCACCGGTGGAAATTCGGGAAGTCCGGCTCTCGATGCACACGGAAACTTGATCGGACTGAACTTCGACCGACAATGGGAAGGAACGATGAGCGACATCAATTTCGATCCGCGATTCTCGCGAAACATCATGGTCGATACGAAATACATCCTCTTCATTATCGACAAATACGCCGACGCAAAATGGCTGATTAACGAAATGAAGGTTGTAAAATAA